Sequence from the Rutidosis leptorrhynchoides isolate AG116_Rl617_1_P2 chromosome 3, CSIRO_AGI_Rlap_v1, whole genome shotgun sequence genome:
TCGAGTGATGGTGCTGGTGCCAATGTGATAAAGAACTGACTCCCATTCGTATTCGGACCGGCATTAGCCATAGATAAGATCCCAGCTCCAGTATGCTTCAACTTCGGGGTAATCTCATCCTCGAACTTTGACCTTCAATATTATACATTCATTTCGACCAAACAATCAAGTTTCTATATAACATATAGCAATCCCTTTACATACCTAATCAAACATCTAGTTCGCGCAATCATGCACAGAGCAAACAAACCCTAACATAACTATTTTATGAGAACATTGAATTAGCATACCCGTATATGGATTCTCCACCCCTTCCTGTACCAGTGGGATCTCCTCCTTGAACTATGAAATCCTAATTTCAATAAATTAATACAAAATTAGCGTTATATGTATAGCAAATATTTGACATATTGATTAACTGTTGGAGTTACATACTTTGATGATTCTGTGAAATTTGACGTTATTGTAGTAGCCTCTTCTGGCTAGTTCAATGAAGTTTTTGCAAGTTTTAGGCGCGTGCTTATCGTACATCTGAATGAATAAAAACCGAGTAATCAGTGTATTTCTTAGTTAATTGTAACAGTGAGGAAGAAAACAAAGAATgataatatgaatatatatatatatatatatatatatatatatatatatatatatatatatatatatatatatatatatatatatatatatatatatatacctcaaCGGTGAAAGAACCCATGGATGTTTCCAGAGTAACCTCCGGTGGACCTCCTTCAGGACCCGGCATGGTCGATTCAGTGGCGGAGATGATGATGAGTGAATAATAAGgttagggttagagttagggtttaaggtttaagcTAGCGTGAAACTAGGATGGAAATTGATGGATCTTGACGAAGGTTGAACTGAATTTTTACGGGGAAAAAATTATGTAAGTCTAAAGTGTAAACAGTTATTCTTGAAAGGCCCAAAGTGTAAATTTATGAAGGGTCACTTTTACAAGACTACAACTCTACAAGCATTCACTATTTTTGCCATATCTTTTTGGTACGAAATTAAATTTAAGTGATTTAAAATTTCAAACGAAACTCAGACTTTGAAGCTGCAATAGCAAGTGATATAATCATACTTAATTAAATTTAAGTGATTTAAAATTTCAAACGAAACTACACTGTCTTTGAGTTCACAAACTACACAATTCACGGGTCAAATATTATGTTTCTCCATTAAAATTCCATTTAATTGATGAAAAACAAAGTAAGCCAATAGGAGAAGACTTGTGTTACGAGCCGAGTTAGATATGAGAGTAATTGACTCAGTATTTGTTCATTATCCAATGTGTGATAAAGATCAAAAAACAGTGGGAGATGCGATTATATTTTGCAAACACTTGATGGACAATAGTGAACGATGGCGGGTCTCGAGAGAGCATCCAACTTAAACATCGATGAAACGTTGAATAGATTTTGTGGAACCGAGTGAGGTGCGGATACATGATCTGGAAAAGTCTTACTCATGAGACCTTGTAGTAACAtacagaatattatataatattacgtGTGGTTCAAATTAATCGAACAATTTGTTTGAAATCCAAGGAACTAATGAGAGCGCGACAATCACTTGTTCTCTCACGTGTAGTCAAAACTACTACATCACATGTGATTGACTTCCttaacccttaaccctaaaccctaaaccctatatccatGGTTTACGGTTTAGAAATTAGGCTTTAGGATTTAACAatcagggtttagaaattagggtttagggtttagatgggatttttaacacgaacggtttaaaaAAAGGGTAAACCGACCCTCTGGCGGCCCCACACCGACAGGTTCCACGACCAACATGTGAGAGAAAAATCGCGTAaccaacacgaacggtttagagtttaggatttagagactaaacccaaaaccctaaactctaaatcgggctaaatttaagaaagaaaaaaaaagcaaaaataaaataaaaaatttggaaatttttttttcttttgaaaaaaataaattcgaatttttttccttcaaccacatgtgattgtcgcgctctGATTGATCCCTTAAATTTCAACCAAATTTAAGAATTCACATGATTACAActctatattatatttatattagttATTAGTAAAATGCCAATGACAATTTTAAGAGTCATCATCAACGGATTAGAAAAATGCTAATGACAACTTCATGCACTATCAATTTTCACAATGATTCAATTCTTAACCACAACTATAACCCCAAGGCAGCCCTTAGCATTTttctaattattaattaatattaataatttaattattagattattattattataggtagaaTTGTAGAAATAGAAATAAAACACACACAGTAGCAATTTTTTCGTTAATTATTTAGCGCGCAGAAAGACCCTAGATTCAACCGACTATCTTATCATCAGATCATAAGCTACATTCTCTCTTCACCGGGTTTAGGGTTTCAGAAACATCGAATCGATAATCATCACCGGAAATTAGAAAAAATGTCAAAAAGTGGGAAATTAATGCCAAATCTGGATCAAAACAGTACAAAGGTCCTTAATCTTACTGTTCTTCAAAGAATGGATCCTTACATCGAAGAGATCTTGATTACCGCTGCACACGTCACCTTGTATGATTTCAACGTTGAACTCAATCAATGGGTACGTTTtccccaaatttttttttttttttttcgtaatTCGTCGTTATCTACGTTCCTAAGTTAGAAGTATTGAGTATGCAGTATGCTGATTCATGATTTCTGTTAAATTAGTACCAAGTACTATTATTTTAGGGTTTTTACTGTTGTAAAATGTTGCCATTAAATCTCAAATGTGTACATGATAACATGTTAAATGGCTCAAGCAACTAATCGAGCATCGATCTTGAATAATAGCATTTTTCGAGCTTGCACTCGAACACAACTACCAGAATTTACACTAGTTGAAGCTGAGTAATTAATTAAAGAAGCTCAAATTTACTGTATTGTTGACACCTCTAGTTATAAGgttaatccaattgattaattgaaGATCGTGTGAACCTAAACCGAatccgaaaaaataaaaataaaattggaTTCATTTTCCTATTACATAAAACAGTTCCACAgttttagtaatattatattttCCATTTTTCAGAGCCGCAAGGACGTTGAAGGATCTCTTTTCGTCGTTAAGAGGTAATCATATTACTTAACACTGAAATTATATTTGTAATATTGTATATAACCTTTCTATTTCCCATTTTCTCTTCACAGGGAGTTTAAATGTAACTTTCGTAGTCTAGATAATATGCTACGTAAGTGCCAATGTTAAGTATGCAACTGTTTAGCTGGTCATGTTTACGTGTTAGAAGAGAAATATAGTTGTTGATTTATTAAACAGCTTGTTAATTAATTTAGAGCTTATCACTAAACACTTGTTATTAATTTGATTGCAGGAACACCCAGCCGAGGTTTCAGTTTATAGTAATGAACAGGCGAAATACAGGTACACGATCTTTTGTCTACTGCAATTTGATTATTTGGTTTGAAGAATGTTTCAGTATTGAGATATGATAAACTGTATATATTTGTGGATTTAATGACAGAAAACCTTGTGGAGAATTTGTTGGGAGATTTTGAGTTCGAACTTCAAGTTCCATATTTGTTATATAGGAATCCTGTTCAAGAAGTTAATGGTATTTGGTTTTATAATTCGCATGAGTGCGAGGATGTTGCAAATCTCTTTACTAGGTAATTATTTTTGTTTCATCTTTAACTTGTGACTCTATATATCCATATGTTGTTAattagatgattatgattatgctATGCCAACACatatatattttgtattaataagtagGACCCTAATATATTATTGTTACTATATATTGCAAGTAAAATGATTATCAGCCTTTTTGTGTTGCGTCTTATAGTTGAATTTATTGTTATTAGCAATTCGTATAACTAATACCTTGTCTTGTATCCAGGATACTTAGTGCATATTCGAAGGTTTCCCCCAAGTCAAAGGTGAACAAGAGGTAGGTGGTATTACATTATGACTTTATGAGATACATGTCTAATTCGGCAAGTGTATTTTAAGTTAGTCGTGGTTATACAAATACTCAAAACATACGGAACTGTCTATTTTCAGAATACATTTGTTGAATTAAAAGTTTTGAAGTTTTATTTTATCTTATTACATGTGAGGTCAAGGTTTATATTAACTTTGTTGATACGGATTAGAAGTTTGACAACTTCCCTTGTAAATATTTTATACCCGATTCTGTGTGTTTTCACTTCAATATTTCTAACTATGCTGTGATATTTAGTGAAATTGAGGAACTTGAAGCTGTACCTACATCTGGTGTAATTGAAGGACCATTAGAGCCAACGTTCACTACATCCAGTTCTACAGATGTACCCGAAGACTCTTCATTTGTGAATTTCTTTAGCGTATGTtgctatttattttaattttaatttattttaataatataatttttattctACTAGCACTTGCACTAGCTTGATAATCATTTCTTCATTTAAATTCTATGACTGCAGAACGCTATGAATTTGGGACATAATTCTTTCAATTCGGGCAATATACAAACTTACAATAATTCTGCAAACGTTCCTTTATCTTCTCGTGTTGCACCTTCTCCTATTGTTAATGGTCCGACAACACAATTCACTTCATCTGCATCTGCCATGCATCTCGTTGACCATTCTGACCATGTTAATAACAGTAATCATGTCACCAATCTTATCAAACCGCTTTCGTTTTTTACACCGTCTTCATCCACGTCTCCCGTAATCCCACAACCAACTTCATCTGTACCAGTTACTCCGTTAAATCTACAACGCAACCATGGTGTTCCGTTACTTCAACCGTTCCCCCCACCAGCACCACCTCTCTCTCTTACTCCTAATTCGATTTCTCCCACAATTTATGGACCGTTGACCAGAGAAAAAGTTCGTGATGCACTCATGCTGCTTGCCCAGGTATTAACatctatttatttttattatttccatCAGTTGACATTATCTTTCTGGTGAAATCTGTAGTTATCAggggtatttatttatttatttatttattataccaCTATTGCGAAATGATATATTGGGCATTGATTAGAGGTGGCAATGATTGGGTTGATTCGGGGATAGTGGCATCTTAACTGATTAATACGGTGGATAATAGTGAAAGTAGCTAAAAATAGAAGGGTTAAACATTTTGAAGTTACCCAAAACTTATATTTACATTTCATACAACCTGCTAAATTCCCCTTTTCAGGAAATTCTTAGTGTAACAGtttaatttttactttatttttatcaTATTTAGCATTAGCATTGGATTTATCAGTGTAGGCTAGCCTGTTTTAGCCCGTTAGCAACACATAGGAGTTGACATACTTACTCATACTTTGCGTAAAACATGTTGCATCCAGTTGTTTCTTTTCATGGACTTGCATACAGATCTATAAAAATACCTATTAATATGCTGAAACTTTAAGTATATCTATTGAACTTTTGTTGGCATTTGTTCAAGTGTTTGCTTTCATCGTTTCTAACTTTTGGTTTTGCCTTTTACGACCAGGATAATCAATTCATCGACATGTTTTATCAAGCTCTGCAGAAAGTACATCAATCATAACGAAGTTGACTGTTCCATCTGTAGATTGCGAATGAAGTGATTGTAAGTTCACGTTGCATATAGTCGGCTTCCCACTTTTCACCCTGGCGATCAGAGACAATGTTGCTTAATATCTTGATCAATGATGTGTTTTTTAGGGAAATAGGAACTTCGTCGAGTCTAGCTCACAACAGCTTTTACAGATCAACTGTGTTGGTGTTGCTTGATTATGGTTTTGCTATGGATTTATGTTGGTTCATAAATTTGATAACCGTCTGAGTGAACCCATTGATGTATTTCTGTATGCACTCAAATTGTACTTTGTGTAATTTGCTTTTATCATTTGGCTCCGGAAGAATATCGTGACTTGTGAGGGTATTAATCATCTATAACTGTCCTAGACACATGTTTCAAATGATTTAAAAGATTCACATTCTGTGACTCAATTGTTGTCATTACAAATATAAATCTCACCAAGATATAGTGAAACAGTGCAATTAATATTATATACTCCGAAGAAGTATAGGTAATGTATTGATGTTTAAAAACAAGTTGTGAAAACTCAAATATAAATAGTATGTTAATGTTGATACTAGGATATAAATGGTATGTGGACGTTGATACTAGGATATAAATGAGTTGAGCAGAACATAAACTTGACTGGGTTGGGCTTCGAGCTTGATATATCAAGTTTCAACTCTTTTAAACTTATACAAGCTCGAGCTCCACTTATTTAATGTTATACAAGCTTGAGCTCGACTTAAGCTCATCCTTTTATATTAATAGTtatagttattttatttatttttatataaatatgtctatatgtatatatttacagaCTATATCATTATAAAAAAACTCAAtgaatataaataaattaaaagttaATATTAGCTCTCTAATTTGTTCGAGCTCGATATAAAAAGCTCCAACTCATTTAATAAACAATCTTCATAAACATTCAAGCACGGGCTTGGGATTGTTTAAGCTCGGCCCAAGCTCGTTCAACCTTggtttttttaaattaagttttaatgAGTAAAGTTCGAGTCATTCACAATGTTCACCCAAGTTGAAATTGTATACTTTGGACCAAGAAGACAGTTTAACAAATGTTCAGGGGCTTGACTTGTAGTTTCCTAATGCAAGTCGAAAGTGTTCCCCTGTTTCTCATATTTCAAGCCCTAAAACAATTACACAAATACAGAGAGAGCTATGGCGGCATATAGAAAAATACCCAACACTATTTTTAGCAATTTATTAACACGCTCAAATACAAATACAAGATATCAATTATTTGgaccttcttcttcatcttctcatTCTCTCATTTCACGTAGAGGCATTGCTTCCAGGCTCTATGTTGCAGGTTACAGTTCATGTTCCTTTTTGCTACTTATTATATCATACAGTATACACATATTTACCATGATTAATCGGTTTCAAttgttttatttcaaaatttatatgAACAATTATAGCTTACTTGCTTTCAAAATCGACAATACAATTTTAACCGTCCGTGTTGTTTTTggaataatcaaagttcaagtattCATTTTTGTTAAACCGATAATTTACAGTTgaattttattaatttaatttattattaggtATTTGTAATTCTGAATTTCCATTTGCTTACTGCAGGACTTTCATTTTATACCACAGAGAAAGCGTTAACTGATGCGTTTTCGCAGTTCGGCCAAGTTGTTGAAAGTAAAACCCTAAATTTTGACATATGTACATGTACGTGTACATGTTTGTGTAATTATATTATGTTAAACACACTTTGCATCTATTTGCAGCAAATATTATGATGGATAAAGTTTCTAGCAGATCAAAAGGGTTCGGGTTTGTCACATATGCATCTGCAGATGAAGCTGAGAAAGCCATCAATGAAATGGATGGAAAGGTTAGAAATTAATGCAATTTCCTTCCTCATTTTTTCGTGTATAAAGCGACCTATCTATTGTGTAATGTGTGCATGATACTCTTTGTGCATATTGCACATTACTAATATGTTCCAAAAATTAAATAGTAAAAGGGCATATAGACCAAACTCAATAAAATTAGTTTTGGAGTAATTTTGATTTTAGAGTATTTACTATTTAGGAGGCATTAATATGAGGGTTATTTTGTTTGCAGACGCTTCATGGACGCATCATATGCGTTGAACTAGCAAAACCGCGATCGGTACGTGGTAGTGGCGGCGTCCCAATAGCTAGAGGGCCCCCCGAACCACCTATGGAGCAGCAGTAAGCACTTGCATTGAATTTCAAAGTACAAGTTATCACTATACATGATACTTGTAAGATTATAATCCTACTTATGTTGATGAGGTAGTCTGATTTCTCGAGTCGTTGCATGCTGATTGCTACATAAGAGATTTAATTGTTGTTATCCAAGACGGTAGAGGACTATGGTTACTTTCATATTCTATTGGAATATTTTCTGTTAGACTTATGTTTTTTTATGTTGGTTTGCAAGTAGTAGATATGTATAATGTATTTGCTTTTTAAATGAATAAATACATGCATCATCTTAGTGGCAATTCTCATACATACATCTTTATAGTGAGTCTTTTGTTGGTGCCTGGGTACCCATGTTGTTTctaggtgttttttttttttaattttttaattttttttatttttttttgtaaaagaAGGTTCAATGCTTCAATCTGATTTGagtttgatttcaaaatatatcatACAGAAAACAATTACAAGATGTCTATTCTGGACATACAACTATTGTTATTCTAACAAGTGAACGAAACATCTTGACAATTTATTATCATCGAACAGCAAACAAGACAACACAGTAAAACAGGCAACACAAACGGGTCCAATTTGCACCATCAATTAATTCACGAGATCTGTGATCTAACCGTTGGACAAAAGTTTGTTGTTTCAAATAACTTGTACCTCAATAGAATGTTGAGTAATAGACTAATAGTCCATTCTTAAAAGCCTTCCAACAAATGTGATGTATATCAATGGTTATATGAATACATTGGCGTCTACATAAAGATCTAGTACGAGTTTGCATTCGTCTATCAAATCTTCAACATCTCTAGTTATAACCTCTCGATCTGTCATAATTATCATTATGCGTTTGGTAAAGATCAACGACTGTGTGTTGGAAGCTAAACTCGTCTATCAAATCTTCAACATCTCTAGTTATAACCTTTCGATTTGTCACAATTTTCATTATGCATTTGGTAAAGATCAACGACTGTGTGTTGGTAGCTCAACGCATCAATTAAATATAATCACAAAGAATATTGAATCACGTGTCTTTGTTATATTGCTTTTGCTTGAGTTTATATGAAATCGTACTTGTAAACTCAACCAGATAAAAAAATTGGAAAAGAAGTAAGAAAAGAAAAGAAGTTGGGTAGAATAGCAAGTGCAAAAATAAGGGCATCCCACATCGTTTGAAGGATAAAAGTGAGAGGAAGAGGGAGTGTATAAAAAGGGAAAGAAGAGAATGGATTACTTACTTACCTGGATGGGGTCAATGGGTGATCAAGAATGCCCATGGCCTAGGTTAGTGACCTTCATTGCACTTTGAAGGGGTGCTATCCTAAGGTCGGCTCTAGTAGTCGAGCCTACATCATAATTTGTGGCAGTAGGGGCCTGCGTTCGCGCGGCCCCTTCACTATTAACTAGTTCAATCATCAATGACAACTGGGAAAGGCACACGGTAGTATTGAATGTTCAAATTATAGTCTTAAAATTTGATTGAAAGGAAGCCTTTGTGTTTGGTTATGGGGTTGCCATTTTCTTCATATATATTTTAGAAAAATTTGAGACTACATGTAAAAGAAGACATAGTAGCGACTCCCATTGGTTTCTTCCTATCAAAATATCCAGCAAAAACAATACGTCCGTTTCTGCTTCGTTCAAGAAAGTCTCGTGAATCAAACCTGCTATATATCCCAAATCATTAAGATGTCAGTTTCAATCTTCAACTGATCATACGATCACACACAGATACTAAAACATCAAATCTGTTTAGGTAATGTAGTAATAATTAACTAATCCAGAGAATGAAACTTTTTAACTTTAGAAAATCGAACTGCGATTGATTTTTCTAATGGAGTTGAGGTAGAGCTTAAAATTgtgttatactatatatatatctcAAGAGAATGTCGAGTGATAGTCAATTCTTAAAATGGCATTTTCTATGACAGACCAACAAATGTGATGCATATCAATGTTTGTATGAGTAGATTTGCATTTGGATAAAGATCTGGTATGAGTTTGCGTTTGTCATACCAGATCTTCAACACCTCTAGTTATAAACTTATATAATAACCTTTTGATTTGTCATAATTTCATTATGCACTCGATAAAAGGTCATAATTTCATCATCACGAACATTATGAATCATATTGTAAACTCAACAATTAAAATTGGCTATATGGCAAGCTGCGTAGAGAAGAAGAGCATGTGCATTAATAAGGCCGTCCCACATTGTTGAAAGAAAAAATTGATAAGAAGGCAGTGGGGTATAAAATGAGAAAGAAaactagacaaaatttcattcctcgtccctgaacttaacatcgactttgactcccggtcttttttcttttttttgtgcaatcCGAGTCCCCAAACTATGAAAAGGGTACAGCCCTCGtccccccgtctactttctgtcaaaacctaccgttaccccttatcacgtgcatgtcatgtgagggcatttttgtcattgttttttcttcttctatcATAAAAACCCCCAAAACTTCACCTCACTCTTTATTCCTCGTCCCCAAATTAGGTCAAGTTCTTCTTTAACGATCCTGAGGCTCGTATTCGATGGATTACACAATTCGACCTATAGATCCTGATTACGATCTTGGATTTATTTACGGTGAGTGTCTGTGTATCTTAATTGCATTTTTTGTTCTGTAATTTCACACTCGATAtcattttaaaccctaattttttaCATTTTATTTTGTGTTTTATTCGTAACAGGGTGTGATGATTTACTGTTTACACTAAAGATTCATCATGGTGGAGAGTTTACTGATGCTCCAGGAAGGGAATATGTGAATGGGAAAGTAAGTTACATTGATTTTATTGACATGGATATGTTTTCAATACATGAGCTTGACCATCTCATTCAGGACTTGGGATATGATGGTTTCAAGGTGATAGTATATCACTTTCTTAGGCCTGGTAGTGACCTTGATTTTGGTTTAGAACCATtaggttcagatgatgatgttagaAATATGCTTAAATATGTCAAAGAAAGTAGGAAGAAGAATAGGATTGTGGAAATGTCTGTTTACACAGAACATGAACTCAACCCAAAGGTGATTGTGCCTGAGTTTGTTAGTCCAGCTGGTAGAAGTAAATTTGTGCTAAAGGAGATAGTTGAGGAAGAGGAAATAACAGTTAAGAAAAAACCAAAAGGTAAAAAAAGCAAAGTTGCTAAGAAACTAGTTGTAGAAGGAGCTGAAGTAACAGTTAGTGAAGTTCCATTGGTCCCTGCATGTGAAGTTCCAGTAGTAATGGATGAAGCTAataatgttgaagatgatgaaccatTGGTGCTATCTAGTGAAGTTCCAGTAGTTAGTGAAGTTCCATTGGTCCCTGCATGTGAAGTTTCAGTAATTAGGGATGAAGCTAataatgttgaagatgatgaaccaGTGGTCCTTTCTAGTGAAGCTCCAGTTGTTAGTGAAGAAGGTGTTGAAGATGATCAGCCTGAGGCATTAATTGaaagtgataatgatgatgatgaagatgatgctgAGTttattgtagatgaagagaatgaTATATTTGATGAGTTTGTTGACATGAGAGAATTTGTAAACAATATTGATATTGATGTTGAATACATGGGAAATTCAACCAAACAACCTACTGAAGCACAAAAGGATGACTATGTTGATAATGAAGTTTTTGGTATTGATCAATTTGATAGTGATATTGGTGATGAGGATGACCCTGGTTTTAtgaggaaaaaaaaaaattaaacaattgAAGGCACAAGAGCAGGAAAGACCAATTGGAGTAGGTACTATTAGGTTCATTCATGGTCAAGAGTTTGGAACTAAGGCAGAGGTTACAGAAGCAATAAATTTGCATGCAGTTGAGAGTAGAAGGAATCTGGTAATAGTGAAAAATGACAAGATTAGAGTGAGGGCAAGGTGTGAGGGTGTTGTTTGGAAAGAgtctggtcaaacttcaaaagatgTGAAGGTAGGTGAGACTAGTGGTACCAAATTAAAGGTGGGAAATAAAGGGAAAAAGACAAATACACCCACTACACCcaataaagataagaataaaaaatcACATCATAGGGCAAAGCACATTGAATGTGACTGGGTTTTACATGTGTCCAAGGAACCTAATGCAGATACATGGGTGGTTAAAACATACAGAGATCGGCATGATTGTTTTGAATCAAGAATAATTAGGCAATGTACATCAAAATTACTTTCTAAACAGTTGGTTGATCATTTACAAACAAACCCAGAAATCCCAGTGAAAGCAGTGAAAGCCCAATTAGAGACAGATTTGGAGGTCAAAATACATCCACATAAAGCTTTTAGGGCACTTCAAAAAGCCAGACAATTGATAAAGGGAAGCTACATGGATCAATATGGAGAACTAAGAGATTATATACTTGAACTGAGAAGGTCTAACCCTGGTAGCACTGTTAAGCTTGAGGTAGAAGATTGTGATACACCATCATCAATGACAAGAGTGTTCAAAAGGATTTACATATGTTTGGGTCCATTGAAAAGAGGTTTTAATGCTATTGGAAGAGATCTTCTTGGTTTGGATGGAGCTTTTATGAAAGAACCAGCTAGTGGTTTTATGTTAACAGTTGTTGGTCTTGACTCCAATAATGGAATATACCCTCTTGCTTATGCAATTGTGGAATCAGAATGCTACAGTTCATGGTTGTGGTTTCTTGAATTATTGGCTAGAGACTTGGATTTGACTGAGATGTCCAATTTCACTTTCATAAGTGATAGGCAGAAGGTACCATTAATACCATGTCTAATTTATGTCATATATTACTTAGTTTTTAATGTCTAATTTATATACTATGGTTATACTGTGGTTACAGGGACTAATAGCTGCTGTTGGTAAAGTTTTTCCTGTGGCTGAACATAGATTCTGTTTGAGGCACATTCAACAGAATATGAAGAAGTATTGGAGTGGGGTTGCATATAAGAATCATTTGTGGGCTTGTGCAAGTGCCACCACTGTACCTCAGTTTGAAAGGAGAATGGCTGAGTTTAAAGATTTTAGTGAACCTGCACATCTGTATCTTTCTAAAATACAACCTGCACAATGGGCAAGAAGTCATTTTACAGGTAAAATTggtctttacttcctttaaattcaTAGTTTGATACCATTTACAGTTGCATTTTATTAAAGTTTTAAATATACTGTCCCATAGGGCGTGCACATTCAGACATATTGTTAAACAATCATTGTGAAGTGCTAAATAGATGGCTATGTGAGGCTAGAGACAAGCCAATCATTACTGCTTTGGAGTATATCAGAACATATTTGATGAAAAGAATTGCTAATGTTAGAACAACAATCTCAAAGTCTAAAGGGCCACTTACACCAGCTGCCACTAAGATGTTTGACAACATAAAAAAAGAAGCAATGAAATGTGATGTTATTTGGAATGGGGATGATAAGTATCAGGTGAATGGTCATCATCATGACCAATGTGTGGTTGACATGACTTTGAGAACTTGCAGCTGTAGAAAATGGGAGCTTACAGGCATGCCTTGTAAGCATGCAGTAGCTGCAATGTTGAACATGTCTGTTTATAGTCAAGATGTTGTTT
This genomic interval carries:
- the LOC139896798 gene encoding peptidyl-prolyl cis-trans isomerase CYP18-2, with the protein product MPGPEGGPPEVTLETSMGSFTVEMYDKHAPKTCKNFIELARRGYYNNVKFHRIIKDFIVQGGDPTGTGRGGESIYGSKFEDEITPKLKHTGAGILSMANAGPNTNGSQFFITLAPAPSLDGKHTIFGRVCRGMEIVKRLGSVQTDNTDRPIHDVKILRTGVKD
- the LOC139896799 gene encoding mRNA-decapping enzyme-like protein gives rise to the protein MSKSGKLMPNLDQNSTKVLNLTVLQRMDPYIEEILITAAHVTLYDFNVELNQWSRKDVEGSLFVVKRNTQPRFQFIVMNRRNTENLVENLLGDFEFELQVPYLLYRNPVQEVNGIWFYNSHECEDVANLFTRILSAYSKVSPKSKVNKSEIEELEAVPTSGVIEGPLEPTFTTSSSTDVPEDSSFVNFFSNAMNLGHNSFNSGNIQTYNNSANVPLSSRVAPSPIVNGPTTQFTSSASAMHLVDHSDHVNNSNHVTNLIKPLSFFTPSSSTSPVIPQPTSSVPVTPLNLQRNHGVPLLQPFPPPAPPLSLTPNSISPTIYGPLTREKVRDALMLLAQDNQFIDMFYQALQKVHQS
- the LOC139896800 gene encoding small RNA-binding protein 11, chloroplastic-like, which codes for MAAYRKIPNTIFSNLLTRSNTNTRYQLFGPSSSSSHSLISRRGIASRLYVAGLSFYTTEKALTDAFSQFGQVVETNIMMDKVSSRSKGFGFVTYASADEAEKAINEMDGKTLHGRIICVELAKPRSVRGSGGVPIARGPPEPPMEQQ